In Pseudoclavibacter sp. Marseille-Q3772, the sequence CCAGTAGCCACGCCACCGAGGTGGTGGGTCGTCGGTTATGGCCAATAGTGAAGGCCAGAACGATGACGATGATGATGTTGATTGCCGCTAAGGCGAGCAGGATCCATCCCGGACCCTGCCACGAACCCGCCGTAAACGGGCCCAATTGCGGCATCACATCTGGCAACATCAGGGCGGGAGATAACCCTCCCAGGAGCGCTTCGGGCACGGGGCGAGCTAGCGGAAGTTAATGAACTGCAGGTCGAGGTTGACGTCAGCACCTTTGAGGAGCTGGATGGTGGTCTGCAGATCGTCGCGGCTCTTCGATGACACTCGCAGCTCGTCGCCCTGGATCTGCGACTTCACCGACTTGGGTGCTTCGTCGCGGATCAGCTTTGACAGCTTCTTCGCGTTCGGCTGGTCGATGCCCTCTTTCAGTGTTGCTTCCAAGCGGTATTCCTTGCCGGATGCGTACGGTTCGCCGGTCTCGAGCGACTTCAGTGAGATGCCACGCTTGATCAGTTTGCTTTGCAGTACGTCGAGCACGGCCAGGACACGGTCTTCGCTGGTTGCGCTCATCTTGAACGTGCTGCCGGTCAGTTCGAGGGATGCGCCGGTGTCGCGGAAGTCGTACCGTTGCGCGATCTCCTTGGTCGCCTGGTTTGCTGCGTTTGCAGCTTCCATGTGGTCAACTTTGCTTACTACATCGAACGAAGAATCAGCCATGCCGATATCGTAGCTGTGACGGGATGCGCGCGGATGTGTGTGAGGCAACCGACCGCATCCGAAATGCTGAATACTGCGCCGCTGCACCTTGCGGCGCCACACGCGCGAA encodes:
- a CDS encoding YajQ family cyclic di-GMP-binding protein, whose amino-acid sequence is MADSSFDVVSKVDHMEAANAANQATKEIAQRYDFRDTGASLELTGSTFKMSATSEDRVLAVLDVLQSKLIKRGISLKSLETGEPYASGKEYRLEATLKEGIDQPNAKKLSKLIRDEAPKSVKSQIQGDELRVSSKSRDDLQTTIQLLKGADVNLDLQFINFR